In Vagococcus hydrophili, one DNA window encodes the following:
- a CDS encoding phosphatidylglycerophosphatase A gives MIVKKETLKESANSLLLERGVTLDDMGELVYFLQKDYVENLTLAICKENVEAVLEKREVQNAIVTGIQLDILAEKNQLLEPLQEIISTDESLYGIDEIMALSIVNVYGSIGFTNYGYIDKVKPGILAKLNSHEGGQVHTFLDDLVGAIAAAAASRIAHSIPK, from the coding sequence ATGATAGTAAAAAAAGAAACATTAAAAGAAAGTGCCAATAGCTTGTTATTAGAGCGCGGTGTAACACTTGATGATATGGGAGAATTAGTTTACTTCTTACAAAAAGATTATGTTGAAAATTTAACGTTAGCGATTTGTAAAGAAAACGTGGAAGCTGTTCTTGAAAAAAGAGAAGTTCAAAATGCTATTGTTACTGGGATTCAATTAGATATCCTTGCTGAAAAAAATCAATTATTAGAACCATTACAAGAAATCATCTCAACGGATGAAAGTTTATACGGAATTGATGAAATCATGGCCTTATCGATTGTTAATGTCTATGGTTCAATCGGTTTTACTAACTACGGTTACATCGATAAAGTGAAGCCTGGTATTTTAGCGAAGTTAAATTCTCATGAAGGCGGACAAGTCCATACTTTCTTAGATGATTTAGTGGGAGCTATTGCGGCAGCAGCGGCTAGTCGTATCGCTCACTCAATACCAAAATAA
- a CDS encoding NAD(P)/FAD-dependent oxidoreductase, whose translation MNENIYDITIIGGGPTGLFAGFYAGMRQAKTKIIEVLPDLGGQLSLLYPEKLIYDVAGFPNVKAQTLVDSLAKQIEPFNHTICLGEEVLSFDKEEDVFEIKTNLGTHYSKTIIIAAGNGSFQPRRLNLEGHENFEGQQLHYYVKDMSVFSGKNVTICGGGDSAVDWALMLENIAESVTLIHRRPAFRAHEHSVNQLMNSTINIKTPYVIDTLNGINGTLSSITIKNPKEETSEEIQIDDLIVNYGFSSSLGPIKKWPLDFKGSSILTKSNTETSISGVFAIGDITTYEGKVKLIATGFGEAPTAVNNAIHYINPKERLQPMHSTSLYE comes from the coding sequence ATGAACGAAAATATATATGATATTACTATTATTGGTGGTGGACCAACCGGACTTTTTGCAGGCTTTTACGCTGGCATGCGTCAAGCCAAAACAAAAATCATTGAAGTCTTACCTGATTTAGGGGGGCAACTTTCATTACTTTACCCTGAAAAACTTATTTATGATGTAGCAGGTTTTCCAAATGTTAAAGCACAAACTTTAGTTGATTCTTTGGCTAAACAGATTGAACCATTCAATCATACGATTTGTTTAGGTGAAGAAGTTTTGTCATTTGATAAAGAAGAGGATGTCTTTGAAATCAAAACAAATTTAGGCACTCATTACTCTAAAACAATTATTATCGCAGCTGGTAACGGTTCTTTCCAACCAAGACGATTAAATTTAGAGGGCCATGAAAATTTTGAAGGGCAACAATTACATTACTATGTCAAAGATATGTCTGTCTTTTCTGGCAAGAATGTCACAATTTGTGGTGGTGGCGATTCTGCTGTGGATTGGGCGTTAATGCTTGAAAATATTGCTGAATCAGTGACATTGATTCATCGTCGCCCTGCTTTTCGCGCTCACGAACATAGTGTGAATCAATTAATGAATTCAACGATTAACATTAAAACACCTTATGTCATTGATACTTTAAATGGCATTAACGGAACACTTTCTTCAATCACAATCAAAAATCCAAAAGAAGAAACTAGTGAGGAAATTCAGATTGATGACTTAATTGTTAATTACGGTTTTTCATCTTCACTTGGTCCTATTAAGAAATGGCCCCTTGATTTTAAAGGATCGTCCATTTTAACCAAATCAAATACAGAAACGTCTATTTCTGGGGTGTTTGCTATTGGAGACATTACAACGTATGAAGGTAAAGTAAAACTAATCGCCACAGGATTTGGTGAAGCGCCAACTGCGGTAAATAACGCGATTCACTACATTAACCCTAAAGAAAGACTGCAACCAATGCACAGTACCAGTCTTTATGAATAA
- a CDS encoding ATP-binding cassette domain-containing protein, whose translation MTIEVRGMSKTADNLLVLNDIDLVFQEKKIYGLLGQNDSGKTTLMRLIARLRFPTEGYIEIDEMDIEDNPAVLKNIYFQTHDDIYPRRAKLKHIVKWMGQFYPNFQTEECLNLLEKYHLNENAIFRRMPLKDKTLFRTCLALSNDVDYLLLDEPAFTLDAYHRHALYQDLLKSYDRYPKTIILSTHAIDEIEEIIDRVVILEDGQVLIDDEVKNIVSKAYSVKGDERDVREFLQQKTILGQEYRQGVIKAYVQLEENELEHSDQLELKPLNLQELFIQLTKDVYGKKEGE comes from the coding sequence ATGACAATAGAAGTTAGAGGGATGTCTAAAACCGCAGATAATCTTCTAGTACTTAATGACATTGATTTAGTTTTTCAAGAGAAAAAAATCTATGGTTTATTAGGACAAAATGATTCAGGAAAAACAACGTTAATGCGTTTAATTGCCCGTTTAAGATTTCCAACAGAAGGGTACATTGAAATTGATGAGATGGATATAGAAGATAATCCAGCTGTACTTAAAAATATTTATTTTCAAACACATGATGATATTTATCCAAGACGAGCTAAATTAAAACATATTGTAAAATGGATGGGACAATTTTATCCAAACTTTCAAACAGAAGAGTGTCTAAATTTGTTAGAAAAGTATCATTTAAACGAAAATGCTATTTTTAGAAGAATGCCTTTGAAGGATAAGACATTATTTAGAACATGTTTAGCTTTAAGTAATGATGTGGATTACTTATTACTTGATGAACCGGCATTTACTTTAGACGCGTATCATCGACATGCATTATACCAAGATTTATTGAAAAGTTATGATCGTTATCCAAAAACAATCATTTTATCAACTCATGCCATTGATGAGATTGAAGAAATTATTGATCGTGTGGTTATCTTAGAAGATGGTCAAGTTTTAATTGATGATGAAGTTAAAAATATTGTCAGTAAAGCTTACTCAGTTAAAGGTGATGAGCGTGATGTGAGAGAATTCTTGCAACAAAAAACAATCTTAGGTCAAGAATATCGTCAAGGTGTGATTAAAGCCTATGTTCAACTCGAAGAAAATGAATTAGAGCATAGTGATCAATTAGAATTAAAACCATTAAACTTACAAGAGTTATTTATTCAGTTAACTAAAGATGTTTATGGTAAGAAGGAGGGAGAATAA
- a CDS encoding methylated-DNA--[protein]-cysteine S-methyltransferase: MYLEFGALKIWLTADDIGITRIDFVEEAIDQPELSFLQKQHLEQAKKELTAYFNGELLTFTVPLHLTIGTTFQRKVWHALQTIPYGEIRNYQEIAILADSPKAQRAVGQANRNNPIPIIIPCHRVIGKNGKLVGYSGNSPEGIAIKRRLLSLEKNKKGL, from the coding sequence ATGTATTTAGAATTTGGTGCACTTAAAATTTGGCTAACTGCTGATGATATAGGTATCACCCGAATTGACTTTGTTGAAGAAGCAATAGATCAACCTGAACTTAGTTTTCTACAAAAACAACATTTAGAACAAGCAAAAAAAGAGCTTACTGCCTATTTTAATGGAGAATTATTGACTTTCACCGTACCACTACATTTAACAATTGGAACGACTTTTCAGCGTAAAGTTTGGCATGCTCTTCAAACCATTCCTTACGGCGAAATTAGAAACTATCAAGAAATTGCGATTCTAGCTGATTCTCCAAAGGCCCAACGAGCAGTAGGACAAGCCAATCGAAATAATCCCATTCCTATTATTATTCCTTGCCACCGAGTTATTGGAAAAAACGGCAAATTGGTTGGTTATTCTGGCAATAGCCCCGAAGGAATTGCCATTAAACGTAGATTATTATCATTAGAAAAAAATAAAAAGGGACTGTGA
- a CDS encoding NAD(P)H-dependent oxidoreductase, with translation MNQTLVIIAHPDVQNSGVQQFLMESSQNLGGVTNYILTEEAIDIKKEQARFKEYKRIIFQFPMYWYSSPFILKKWLDEVFQDTKTTALLRGKELGLVVSMGVSETSFEAGKSEGFTLSEIFRPFEAFAKKNQMTYLPIFSVSLFSYLTEYKKKELLINYQQYLTKVNNDSFKEKEAWFVKQLEKMTETSNEDLSGILNVLEDNRDELDDLMTLVHEMREE, from the coding sequence GTGAATCAAACCTTAGTCATCATTGCTCATCCAGACGTTCAAAATTCTGGCGTGCAGCAATTTTTAATGGAAAGCTCTCAAAATCTAGGTGGAGTGACAAATTATATATTAACGGAAGAAGCCATTGACATAAAAAAAGAACAAGCAAGATTTAAAGAGTATAAGCGGATTATTTTTCAATTTCCAATGTATTGGTATAGTAGTCCTTTTATTCTTAAAAAATGGCTGGATGAAGTGTTTCAAGACACTAAAACAACAGCCCTATTAAGAGGGAAAGAATTAGGCTTAGTCGTTAGTATGGGTGTTTCTGAAACTTCTTTTGAGGCAGGTAAATCAGAAGGTTTTACGTTGTCAGAAATTTTTAGACCCTTTGAAGCTTTCGCTAAAAAAAATCAAATGACCTACTTACCTATTTTTTCGGTTTCTTTATTTTCATATTTGACTGAATATAAGAAAAAAGAGCTATTGATAAATTATCAACAGTATTTAACTAAAGTGAATAATGACAGCTTTAAAGAAAAAGAAGCTTGGTTTGTTAAACAGTTAGAAAAGATGACTGAAACGTCAAATGAAGATCTTTCAGGCATTCTGAATGTGTTAGAAGATAACCGTGATGAATTAGATGATTTAATGACTTTAGTTCACGAAATGAGGGAAGAATAG
- a CDS encoding class I fructose-bisphosphate aldolase gives MLDEKKLKIMQEKPGFIAALDESIRRTPSALRSYGIPDETYHTNQEMLDLIHDMRYRIMASSDFDSEHIIATILYKDTLKRTIQRVNTCEYLLEKKGIIPFLKIDQGQEPVMNGVQLMKEITDFDELMDLAKANKIFGTKSHSIILSANKMGIKEAVDQQFDLARKVLDNGLLPIIEPEVDIHSPEKEQSEAILKEELLGHLNQMNPDQKVILELSLPSIPDFYEELLSHPNVVRVVASSGGYKKAEADKKLSQNHGMIASFSRALEEGLAYQETDMEFDFALRESIQSIFDASIQ, from the coding sequence ATGTTAGATGAAAAAAAACTGAAAATTATGCAAGAAAAACCAGGATTTATTGCGGCCTTGGATGAGAGTATTCGTCGGACACCAAGTGCGTTAAGATCATATGGGATTCCTGATGAAACGTATCATACAAATCAAGAGATGCTTGATTTAATTCATGATATGAGATATAGAATCATGGCTAGTTCTGATTTTGATTCAGAACATATTATTGCGACAATTTTATATAAAGATACGCTGAAAAGAACTATTCAAAGAGTGAATACTTGTGAGTATTTATTAGAGAAAAAAGGGATTATTCCCTTCTTAAAAATTGACCAAGGACAAGAACCTGTCATGAATGGTGTTCAACTTATGAAAGAAATCACTGATTTTGATGAGTTGATGGATTTAGCAAAAGCAAATAAAATTTTTGGAACTAAATCTCATTCAATCATTTTGAGTGCTAATAAAATGGGAATTAAAGAAGCTGTAGATCAACAGTTTGATTTGGCTAGAAAAGTTCTTGATAACGGCTTGTTACCAATTATCGAACCAGAAGTTGATATTCATAGTCCGGAAAAAGAACAATCAGAAGCTATTTTAAAAGAAGAGCTTTTAGGGCATTTAAACCAAATGAACCCAGACCAAAAAGTGATTTTAGAACTTAGTTTACCAAGCATTCCTGATTTTTATGAGGAATTATTAAGTCATCCAAATGTTGTAAGAGTTGTTGCTTCATCAGGGGGCTACAAAAAAGCGGAAGCGGACAAAAAATTAAGCCAAAATCATGGTATGATTGCAAGTTTTTCGAGAGCACTAGAAGAAGGTTTAGCGTACCAAGAAACAGATATGGAATTTGATTTTGCTTTAAGAGAAAGTATTCAATCAATCTTTGATGCGTCGATTCAATAG
- a CDS encoding TIGR01906 family membrane protein: MEKIKKYGSILMLVLFLLTLAITLTINARWLYVMDINRLDILDYLDVSKKQLLVNYDQLMHYLNVIWMNPLKMTDFPVSESGALHFYEVKRLFQINYAVLLLTVIPSVLYVKNQYKSGRLWEIVRPFTYLLTGLVMLVFFMAVGFDTFFVKFHEVFFNNDAWVFNPITDPIIMALPQEYFMHCFMLFFILFIAFITSFIFVGRRQLKTLIKSKK, translated from the coding sequence ATGGAAAAAATTAAAAAATATGGAAGTATCTTAATGTTGGTTTTATTTTTATTAACTTTAGCTATAACACTAACGATTAATGCGAGATGGCTCTATGTGATGGATATCAACCGGCTAGATATTTTAGATTATTTAGATGTGTCAAAAAAACAACTACTTGTTAATTATGATCAATTAATGCATTATTTAAATGTCATTTGGATGAATCCTCTAAAGATGACTGATTTTCCAGTATCTGAGAGTGGAGCGCTTCATTTTTATGAGGTGAAACGTCTTTTTCAAATTAATTATGCTGTTTTGCTTCTAACGGTTATTCCTAGTGTTTTGTATGTGAAAAATCAATATAAAAGTGGCAGGTTATGGGAAATTGTTAGACCTTTTACGTACCTATTAACAGGTCTTGTCATGCTTGTTTTCTTTATGGCTGTTGGATTTGATACTTTTTTTGTGAAATTTCATGAAGTCTTTTTTAACAATGATGCCTGGGTCTTTAATCCAATAACGGATCCCATAATTATGGCATTGCCCCAAGAGTATTTTATGCACTGTTTTATGTTGTTCTTCATCCTATTTATCGCTTTTATAACGAGCTTTATTTTTGTCGGGAGAAGACAATTAAAGACGTTAATTAAATCAAAAAAATAA
- a CDS encoding TIGR01457 family HAD-type hydrolase, translating to MKEYQGYLIDLDGTIYLGEEPILAGKRFVEKLQAREIPFLFVTNNTTKTPEAVKEKLSKQFDIHVTSQTIYTATLATADYMIEKNLGKKVYVIGESGLKSGIEAAGFELTDQEPDYVVVGLDTQVTYQKIATATLAIQKGAHFIGTNPDKNIPTDRGLLPGAGSLIGMLEIATKQRAVIIGKPEAIIMNKALERLNLIKEEVIMVGDNYETDIRAGIDNGIDSLLVLTGFTPKNAVKDLSIQPTFVIDSLDEWTF from the coding sequence ATGAAAGAGTATCAAGGTTATTTGATTGATCTAGACGGGACAATTTATTTAGGTGAAGAACCTATTCTAGCAGGTAAGAGATTTGTTGAAAAATTACAAGCGAGAGAAATTCCGTTTCTATTTGTGACGAACAATACAACAAAAACCCCAGAAGCAGTGAAAGAAAAACTGTCTAAGCAATTTGATATTCATGTAACAAGCCAGACAATTTATACAGCAACTCTTGCGACTGCAGATTATATGATAGAAAAAAACTTAGGTAAAAAAGTCTATGTCATCGGTGAATCGGGACTAAAATCAGGCATTGAAGCAGCTGGTTTTGAATTGACAGACCAAGAACCTGATTATGTGGTCGTTGGTTTAGACACACAAGTAACTTATCAAAAAATTGCCACAGCCACATTAGCTATTCAAAAAGGGGCACATTTTATCGGAACGAATCCTGATAAGAATATCCCGACAGATCGCGGTTTACTCCCTGGAGCAGGCAGCTTAATTGGAATGCTTGAGATTGCGACAAAACAACGTGCAGTAATCATCGGAAAACCAGAAGCAATCATTATGAACAAAGCTTTGGAAAGATTAAATTTAATAAAAGAAGAAGTGATTATGGTAGGAGATAATTACGAAACTGATATTAGGGCTGGCATTGATAACGGCATTGACAGTTTACTGGTTTTAACAGGTTTCACACCAAAAAATGCAGTGAAAGATTTAAGTATCCAACCAACCTTTGTCATTGATTCTTTAGATGAATGGACATTTTAG
- a CDS encoding bifunctional metallophosphatase/5'-nucleotidase: MNEIINILHTNDLHSHFENWPKIRRYLNQAHSHYQEKNEETILVDLGDFMDRFHPLTDVTDGIANTGLMNQVPYDYATIGNNEGITNSKQHLNNLYNEAHFDVILANLLDNDTKDFPKWAKPYDIKITKEKTRIAVIGLTCPINLTYEPFGWTALDPLETLSRWLPEMKAQADIIIVLSHLGLPDDKKIAEKFSEIDVIIESHTHHLFETGLMHCNVLLAAAGKFGQHIGEVELTIVEHQLIAKNAKTVKVENLPTDIKDQEEIVRYQQLGSQLLKKQLVGSLPEKLEKKTSLMAFTLEAMKEYSGLEVALLNTGTILTDLEKGNVTKKELHDCYPHPMNLIKVQLKGRDVKRLVYEIERLRDYLQNYQVVGMKFRGKYFGEICYDSLSFCQEKREVKWCDKEINDDTMYEFVTVDHLSFLPFFPTMEIAGDIQIISPDFLRKVVGKHITNKFS; encoded by the coding sequence ATGAATGAAATAATCAATATATTACATACAAATGACCTACATTCTCACTTTGAGAATTGGCCTAAAATTAGACGTTATCTTAATCAAGCACATAGTCACTATCAAGAAAAAAATGAAGAGACTATTTTAGTTGATTTAGGTGATTTCATGGATCGGTTTCATCCGTTGACAGACGTGACAGATGGCATTGCGAATACTGGACTTATGAATCAAGTGCCTTATGATTATGCAACGATTGGCAATAACGAAGGAATTACCAATAGTAAACAACATTTAAATAATTTGTATAATGAGGCTCATTTTGATGTTATCCTAGCTAATCTTTTGGATAACGATACAAAAGATTTTCCTAAATGGGCGAAGCCTTATGATATAAAAATAACGAAAGAAAAAACAAGAATCGCTGTAATTGGATTAACCTGTCCGATTAATTTAACGTATGAACCTTTTGGCTGGACTGCTTTGGATCCTTTAGAAACATTAAGTAGATGGTTACCGGAAATGAAAGCACAAGCTGATATCATTATTGTTTTATCACATTTAGGATTACCAGATGATAAAAAAATTGCTGAAAAATTTTCTGAAATTGATGTCATTATCGAATCTCATACCCATCATTTATTTGAAACAGGGTTAATGCACTGCAATGTCTTATTAGCAGCTGCAGGAAAATTTGGACAACATATTGGTGAAGTTGAGCTGACTATTGTAGAACATCAATTGATTGCTAAAAACGCTAAAACAGTTAAAGTTGAAAACTTACCAACTGATATAAAAGATCAAGAAGAAATTGTTCGATATCAGCAGTTAGGTAGTCAATTATTAAAGAAACAATTAGTTGGCTCTTTACCAGAAAAATTGGAGAAAAAAACTTCTCTTATGGCATTTACCCTTGAGGCAATGAAAGAGTACTCAGGATTAGAGGTTGCCTTATTAAATACTGGGACTATTTTAACTGATTTGGAAAAAGGCAATGTGACTAAAAAAGAACTCCACGATTGTTATCCTCATCCTATGAATTTAATCAAAGTACAATTAAAAGGTCGTGATGTCAAGCGACTCGTTTATGAGATTGAACGATTGAGAGATTATTTACAAAACTATCAAGTGGTAGGAATGAAATTTAGAGGAAAATATTTTGGCGAAATATGTTATGATAGTCTTAGCTTTTGCCAAGAAAAAAGAGAAGTTAAATGGTGTGATAAAGAAATAAATGATGACACTATGTACGAATTTGTGACAGTTGATCATTTGTCGTTCTTACCTTTCTTTCCAACCATGGAAATTGCAGGTGACATTCAAATAATTAGTCCGGACTTTTTAAGAAAAGTTGTCGGTAAACATATAACCAATAAATTTAGTTAA
- a CDS encoding tyrosine-protein phosphatase — MHSLVNFRDIGNVETMAGTKVKPGFFLRSGEVVGVEESTVSRLLNDYKLRTIVDLRGQKETSERPDDNIQGVDYVNIDILKDVKGQGASFEELLAGSASAHQGMLDLYGQMILTDGAQKGYQQFLEMIIEKPDKSVLFHCFAGKDRTGLAAALILGSLGVSTDLIYKDYLLTNDLRKDANQKIVDQLKKQGLTDQQLQEVLVMMNVDSRYLEHSFDIMEKEFGGFEGYITNGLHMPKSFFKDMKSAYTA; from the coding sequence ATGCATTCATTAGTTAACTTTAGAGATATTGGAAATGTAGAAACAATGGCAGGAACAAAGGTGAAGCCAGGTTTCTTCTTAAGAAGTGGTGAAGTTGTAGGCGTCGAGGAAAGCACTGTTAGTCGCCTATTGAATGATTATAAATTACGTACAATTGTGGACTTGAGAGGTCAAAAGGAAACAAGTGAACGTCCTGATGATAATATCCAAGGTGTTGATTATGTAAACATTGATATTTTAAAAGATGTAAAAGGTCAAGGAGCAAGCTTCGAGGAGCTTTTAGCAGGTTCTGCGTCTGCTCATCAAGGAATGTTAGATTTATATGGACAAATGATTTTGACAGATGGTGCTCAAAAAGGCTATCAACAATTTTTAGAGATGATTATTGAAAAACCTGATAAATCGGTTCTTTTCCACTGTTTTGCTGGAAAAGACAGAACTGGTTTAGCAGCCGCTTTAATTTTAGGAAGTTTAGGTGTTTCAACAGATTTAATCTATAAAGATTATTTGTTAACAAACGATTTAAGAAAAGATGCGAATCAAAAAATTGTGGATCAATTGAAAAAACAAGGGTTAACGGATCAACAATTACAAGAAGTGTTAGTGATGATGAACGTTGATAGTCGTTACTTAGAACATTCCTTTGATATTATGGAAAAAGAATTTGGCGGGTTTGAAGGCTATATTACAAACGGTTTACACATGCCGAAAAGCTTCTTTAAAGATATGAAATCAGCTTATACAGCTTAA
- a CDS encoding YutD family protein, producing MTEEVKNELEVNEEVEEVVEEVDEALQEMLANFTPDSFALGQGTYALVKNYRDGFDYEAIIKRYNDVLEKYDYIVGDWGYDQLRLKGFFLDDFKGAPMDAKISTLEDYLYEYCNFGCAYFVIQQTGEFKRRGRNVSNQKRNNNNNNNKPKPKAHTEEKKFNQNKNKRKPKFKGNNKPNQENKKKAESSQTSKNNNHQFTIRKKESQAKSEGN from the coding sequence ATGACTGAAGAAGTAAAGAATGAATTAGAAGTAAATGAAGAAGTAGAAGAAGTTGTTGAAGAGGTGGATGAAGCCCTACAAGAGATGTTGGCAAATTTTACCCCAGATAGTTTTGCGTTAGGTCAAGGAACTTACGCATTAGTTAAAAATTACCGTGATGGCTTTGATTATGAAGCAATTATCAAACGTTATAATGATGTTTTGGAAAAATATGATTATATCGTAGGTGATTGGGGTTATGATCAATTGCGTTTAAAAGGCTTCTTTTTAGATGATTTTAAAGGGGCTCCAATGGACGCTAAAATAAGTACCTTAGAAGATTACTTATATGAGTACTGTAATTTTGGCTGCGCTTATTTTGTTATTCAGCAAACTGGAGAATTTAAACGTCGTGGACGTAATGTCAGCAATCAAAAACGAAATAATAACAACAATAACAACAAGCCAAAACCTAAGGCTCACACAGAAGAAAAGAAATTCAATCAAAATAAGAATAAAAGAAAACCAAAATTTAAAGGAAACAATAAACCAAATCAAGAGAATAAGAAAAAAGCAGAATCAAGTCAAACTTCAAAAAATAATAATCATCAATTTACAATTAGAAAAAAAGAATCACAAGCTAAAAGTGAGGGAAACTAG
- a CDS encoding TrkH family potassium uptake protein: MIDKIKKRQKKLKMKFKISNVQFIVLMFLLIILAGSVLLWLPITHQEGQTLAYIDALFVATSAVCVTGLTPINISEVLNPLGHTIMMLLIELGGLGFMSVVLIIAMMFKRRLSFQSRLIMKDMLNLDSHGGVVKLLSFVVQFSLTIQGIGAVLLSTQFIPEYGLKKGIFYSVFHSVSAFCNAGFDLFGDSLIGYRSNSFVLIVIACLILAGGFGFIVWYDLIHYKKEHKLSLHTKIALSVSLFLVVFGTVIFFVTDVDGKSGWFNQFANSFFLSVTPRTAGFASLDYGSMSYAGLLLTIVLMFIGGTSGSTAGGVKTTTIGVLSVQLISLLKGRESAEGFGRSIPLKIVLKSFMFVFFSSVICFVSALILAMTETIPYQSGIEYVLFEVVSAFATVGLTMGLTPNLTVFGKFLIMALMFIGRVGLYTVIFSLLRKEMKSQGHNFSYPQENVLIG; this comes from the coding sequence ATGATTGATAAGATTAAAAAGCGTCAAAAGAAATTAAAAATGAAATTTAAAATTAGTAATGTCCAGTTTATTGTGCTGATGTTTTTGCTGATTATTTTGGCAGGATCCGTGCTGTTGTGGTTACCTATAACGCACCAAGAAGGTCAAACGTTAGCTTATATTGATGCTTTGTTTGTAGCAACGTCAGCAGTCTGTGTGACAGGATTAACACCGATTAATATCTCAGAAGTTTTAAATCCACTAGGTCATACGATTATGATGCTTTTGATTGAGCTCGGTGGACTTGGTTTTATGTCAGTGGTTTTAATCATCGCGATGATGTTTAAACGACGCCTCTCCTTCCAATCTAGGTTGATAATGAAGGACATGTTAAACTTAGACAGCCATGGTGGTGTGGTTAAGCTATTATCTTTTGTGGTTCAATTTTCATTAACAATACAAGGAATAGGCGCTGTTCTTCTAAGCACCCAGTTCATACCAGAGTATGGGTTAAAGAAAGGTATTTTCTATAGTGTCTTTCATTCAGTTTCAGCTTTTTGTAATGCTGGTTTTGATTTGTTTGGTGATAGCTTAATTGGTTATCGTTCGAATAGTTTTGTTTTAATTGTTATCGCGTGCCTGATTTTAGCAGGTGGCTTTGGTTTTATTGTTTGGTACGATTTAATTCATTATAAAAAAGAACACAAACTATCACTCCATACGAAGATTGCTTTATCGGTTTCATTATTTTTAGTGGTCTTTGGTACGGTTATTTTCTTTGTGACAGATGTGGATGGTAAATCTGGTTGGTTTAATCAATTTGCGAATAGTTTCTTCTTAAGTGTTACACCAAGAACAGCAGGTTTTGCCTCATTAGATTATGGAAGTATGAGTTATGCTGGTTTGCTCTTGACGATTGTTTTAATGTTTATTGGTGGAACTTCTGGATCAACTGCAGGTGGGGTTAAAACAACAACGATTGGTGTTTTAAGTGTTCAACTAATTAGCCTTCTTAAAGGACGCGAAAGTGCGGAAGGCTTTGGTCGTTCTATTCCATTAAAAATTGTTTTGAAATCGTTCATGTTTGTTTTCTTTTCAAGTGTGATTTGCTTTGTGAGTGCTTTGATACTTGCGATGACAGAAACAATTCCTTACCAATCAGGTATTGAGTATGTTTTGTTTGAAGTAGTATCTGCTTTTGCGACAGTAGGATTAACGATGGGGCTGACACCTAATTTAACTGTTTTTGGGAAGTTTCTGATCATGGCCTTAATGTTTATTGGTCGAGTGGGACTTTATACGGTAATTTTCTCCCTACTAAGAAAAGAAATGAAATCTCAAGGGCACAATTTTAGTTACCCTCAAGAAAATGTATTAATTGGATAG